The following is a genomic window from Miscanthus floridulus cultivar M001 chromosome 14, ASM1932011v1, whole genome shotgun sequence.
TTGCCCTGAAAACATTTCCCCTCGAAAAGCAAAATCTCCTTATCAAAACAACTGCTGGAAGCAATGAATCTCACGTGCGGAGGACTGTCAACACCTGTGAACACCTCTATAACTGCCTCAACACTCTCTGAAAGGAACATAAAGTCCATATCCAAGATTGCATCTTCACTGTGAATCCGTCCCGTGCGCATCTTATTGAAACTGGAGCGCAAGCAAATCTCAACATACTCAGAAAGTAACCGTTCATCGGTTGATCCCTCCTCTTCCTTTTTCACCCAAAGATCAACTTCCAACAATGCACGATCTAGTACATAGATTCCTCGGCAAGGGCTACAAAGAGGCAAGTCTTCAGATTCCTGCAATTTAACAATTTGTTAGAAATCAAAGGGCTGAACATGTACTCAAATAGAAATGTGTAACAACAGAATAAACACAACAGGATGTGAATGCTTGTATAAATGAATTATTGACAGATACTCTATCAGCAAGACAACCAGCTTTGCACATTTTTTCTTCTTGGTCTAATGACATAGATTTTTAGTGGATTTTGTAGCATGTTAGGGTGTTAAGAATCAACAACAAAAAATGTGGCATACTCTCTTCATTGTAAAATGTACTACAAATGGTAGTTAAGATCCAATGATTGCTTTGTCAACTAGTATATGAACTGAGCAGCAAACAAATTAATCTGAAACGTTATAGATGAATGAAACGTACAAAGTTCGTGAACTAATGCATCTAACCATAAATAGCTCCTGATATTAAAAAACTAATTGGCATGTATCTCATGCTTCTGATAATCATGTTCAGCAAATTTAGAGAACACCTAGTTGAGTGCCACATACTTTGTTTCCTTATCAAGGTGTCTAGACTCTAGACCATATCTAGAACCCCAACTTAGGCAAAGTTGATAAAAAAATATGTGGGGAGGTGTGGCAAGGCACAACATCAAGTGAACCAAATGGCACCCTGGAAGAGTCGAAGCTTTTATAATCTGAGAATATGGCAACGAACCATACCCTAACTTTGTTACAAGTACCCTTACGCAAGTTTTTGTGCCAACAAAATTTGGAGGGTGTTTGGCTCACACCTTAACTTAGAAATGGCATCATTTCTTAGGCACATGTTTGGTTCACTCCAATAACTAGGCTTGTTACACTTTGTTGGCACCATAAACCACATGTTATACACTCTGTTTTCTTGCCTAACTTTATATAGCTGTGGCTTCAGGTTTATTAAGTTAGGCTTTTAAGACATGATCCAAACTCTGCTGCATGCCTAACTTGAAGTGTAGCAAGGTAagggttttgaaaaaaaaaacatccccCAAGGTTAAAAAAATGAGAAACAAACTGTACCTGATAGATCATGACAGGATTGTCTCTCGAACGGTTAAAGACATAGTTCCTCAACGGCTCCAAGTCATCACGCACGGCGAATGTTCCGTAAATACTAATGGGATAGGATTTAGATTTATAGCTTGACAGCCTCAGAGAGAAGATCTGCATCATCTGCTGTGGTTCACGAAATCCAAGGATTGATTTAGCTGCAAACAGGGAGAAGAAACATTAAAATTACTAAACATACACAGATAATAACACTGCAGGTTACTGGATTCTGTATAGACTATAGTAGAAACCAATTGGCACTTACTCTGGGAGGTATCAGTGGTCATGTATTCACGGTGATAGCAGAATCCCCTCGTGATGCAAGAATATGTTGTCACAGGGAGAACTCTCAAAGGCCCTGGAGCAACAGGAGTATTCTCATCTCTCTCATTGCACGAGTCCGAGAACTGCTCCCACAGATGGGCCATTCTATTCATCGAGTTCAAACGTATCTCCTTCTCTTGTCTCAATGTGAAGCTTTGCCCTGAAGAATTCAACATGTAGCAATGCCAATTAACCTTACCAGATAATCCTATTCAGCAtatcactagatatatatatagacgAATGTAGTAGAGTGCATGTATTGGTTTGTATAAAGCTACATTGCTTGGAGTTGGTGCCAACTTAGTCTGCTGCAGAGAAGAGGGTGTCTACTCACTCGTctaaaaagaatgtaattctcaaTCTTAAGTTTGgccaaatatatacaaaaaaaaaatattgatatttattatgcataataagtatcattagattaatcatatGGAATATATTGTCATAATAAACCTATTTGGAGAATGTAGACACTATTTTTTTCTATAAACCCAGAATATTATTTGGAGATACATAAAAGTTTGATTTAGTCCAAACAGGATTAGGTCCTTTTTGGGACTGAGGTAGTACCTGGGCAGGTTATCTCATAGTCAATGGGGTAATTTTCGTCCACCACATCGCTGTATTTGACCCTAATCGCTGAAATTGGGAAGTAAAATCCTTTGATTAGAGGAACGCATAGGTGGTACGGGGCAAAGGAGCGCGAATGATAAATTTTTATGGGGAGGAGAAGAGAAGCACCGAACAGCTACCAACCTTTGCCAATGGGAGGCCGGCGTTCAGTGACAGGAGCAGAAGCGAGCCCCGGGTCCAAGCAATCGCCACTGGGGTTGGGGACCTGGAGTAGCGCCACTGGCGGCGCCATCGCCGACGCTAGGGTTTCTCCCATCCGACGGAGCGATGGAGGCGATCAAGGGTTGGGGTCTTGGGGAAAGGCGACACAGTGAAGAGGAGAGGGCGGAGGAATCCGTATCCGACACGAAATCGGGCAGCCCAACGCGTCCAATTGTGAGGCCAAGGAGGAGCCCGGCCCAACACAGCACGCCTTCCCTTGtttctttttccttttgtttttaaTACAAATCCTTGCTTCTATAATTCACTATTAATATTTCATTCATTATTGAAGCCAAATAAAGTTGAAATCCACCTAATTTGTCTCTCGGGCTTACTAGCACCCGGACGTCCTAGTCAATTTCCCATGGCTGCAACGCCGTTTCACATGCCCACGTGGATCCCGCACCGCCCCAAACGTCATCTGCAtcgagaagagagggagggggtGGCGGATGCCTAGCCGGCTTCAGGAGGAGGAGAAGACACCGAGGTGAGGCAGTAGAAAGCAAGGACGGAGttgcaacacctgatctacttttaaaacatgcagatgcaacacttgcaacatacgtctgaaggcagatggacacttgaaacatgcatgtgaAACACTTATAAAAACACCTAAAATTCACTTTAAAACCATTGTAAAATATAAGCAATAtctatataaaacacttgcaacatatatttgaaacatatgcaacatccgaataaaccacacttacaacatatgtctgaaaaactagatgaaacattgaaaacagaagtttgcaacatacgtgtacaaccattgcagcatatgcaacatccgcatgaaacacttgcaacatacctctaaaacatctgaaatactTAAAACATACGCTTTCAACATGTGTTTTCACCCTATCATTCTTCTTCCGAACGACATAGAGTAGAGCGAGGAACGGCCAGTTCTGGCCATTTGATGGTCGAGGATGGTGGCATGGCCTAGTAGTGACTAGCTGTGCCTGTGCCTAGCTTGGGCTCGGCCAACGATGGCCCCACTCCTGGCTGGCAGGCCACACACGGTGGTCGGAAGGACCACCGATCTCGGCGAGGTCGGAGAGGAGCGACAAGGACAGCGGCACCGCAGCGAGGTATGACAACAGGGGGTGGCGCGCGCGGCAGGTGCGGGAACAGGGAGCAGCGCGCGGCGATGGCCTATCAGGGTGGGCGGCAAGGAGTCAGTGTGGGCCGGGTTGAGGAGTAGGTGCAGGAAGTAGCCGCGTGCTCTCGTACGAGCAGGCAATGTCTACATTTCCCATctagaggaaggagaagaggagttgACGTTCAAGGCCCACATGTAAGAGAGAGGAAGGGAATAAGTGGGGTGGACAGTTGGGCTGCTGGCCATTTGGCCTAGCCAGAGGGAGCGAGCGTGGAGCCATCCGTCACGAACAGACAGACGCCCGCTTCATAGCATTACCGTTTTATCTATAAGTTGTTCTAGGTTCACTACAA
Proteins encoded in this region:
- the LOC136505276 gene encoding uncharacterized protein, whose translation is MGETLASAMAPPVALLQVPNPSGDCLDPGLASAPVTERRPPIGKAIRVKYSDVVDENYPIDYEITCPGQSFTLRQEKEIRLNSMNRMAHLWEQFSDSCNERDENTPVAPGPLRVLPVTTYSCITRGFCYHREYMTTDTSQTKSILGFREPQQMMQIFSLRLSSYKSKSYPISIYGTFAVRDDLEPLRNYVFNRSRDNPVMIYQESEDLPLCSPCRGIYVLDRALLEVDLWVKKEEEGSTDERLLSEYVEICLRSSFNKMRTGRIHSEDAILDMDFMFLSESVEAVIEVFTGVDSPPHVRFIASSSCFDKEILLFEGKCFQGKLFTHVVAVTVEEKLSIHLEWENPHLEWTFQDGVVGALSYPDDDSVPFYVRVFFAPKNLGRRPSRYDAWKKRCKNKGTTSSGLLKV